The following is a genomic window from Drosophila busckii strain San Diego stock center, stock number 13000-0081.31 chromosome 2L, ASM1175060v1, whole genome shotgun sequence.
ACTTAATTAATCTCacttaaactaatttgttaaacaaactTAATAAAGTCAACTCAGGTCAGTTTATTGATTTCTCAAGTGCACTCAACTCGAAGCTCTGCAATTTGTTAGTGTAACACTAGCGCAGTTGGTAACgataactaaaacaaaaagaaaattataaataaacaaaacagaaaacaaataaaacaacaaacatatatgAATTTCATTATAGCTAGTTAATATTATATCTTTACCTGAGGCAAATACCACATTAAATGATATTTTTTTGGCCATTGCGTTTATGAGTACACACTAAATTTACTACGCGCAGTTCACATTTactagttttaattaaatattaattccGTTGCCGTTGGCAACATTTGGctgtattgaaaatttaattgaaagcgttagcaaattgcagttgcagtatATCGATATACAAATGCACAAACGGCAGTTATACTAacttacatacacacacataaatcttATCGATATTTAGGCACGTATCATTcaacacaatttatttgaatggGCGCGTGACGTGACAGCTTATCGCTCACACGCTCATCTTTAATACTTACTGTTTACGTTTCATTGCTAGAACTTTTTATGTGCAAtacaaaatgacaacaaatagTCACAAATACAGCATACTGCTACCCACCTACAACGAAAAGGATAATTTGCCTATAATAATATGGCTAATAGTAAAATACATGAAGGCTAGGTAAGTAGTTGAGGCATAAACTGTATTTGAAAACATAATAACAAGCAACCTCAACAGTGGCTACGATTACGAAGTGATTATAATAGACGATGGCAGTCCGGATGGTACACTCGATGTAGCTAAGGATTTGCAGCAGATCTATGGCGAGGACAAAATATTATTGCGTCCGCGTGCTGCCAAGCTCGGCCTGGGCACTGCTTATATGCATGGCATAAAGCATGCAACCGGTGACTTTATATTACTCCTAGATGCAGATTTAAGTCATCATGTAAGTCAAACACTTCGTAATAATGCGTTTTATTCAAGTGTACGTGTCTTTTGCAGCCGAAGTTTATACCAGAGTttataaagctgcagcaatcgGGCGATTATGATATTATATCAGGTTCACGATATGTGGGTAACGGAGGCGTCTTTGGCTGGGACTTTAAGCGCAAGCTTATCTCACGCGGTGCTAACTACCTATCCCAAGTACTATTGCGTCCCAATGCTAGCGATCTGACGGGCTCATTCCGACTATACAAGAAACCAGTTCTGGAGAAG
Proteins encoded in this region:
- the LOC108604358 gene encoding probable dolichol-phosphate mannosyltransferase produces the protein MTTNSHKYSILLPTYNEKDNLPIIIWLIVKYMKASGYDYEVIIIDDGSPDGTLDVAKDLQQIYGEDKILLRPRAAKLGLGTAYMHGIKHATGDFILLLDADLSHHPKFIPEFIKLQQSGDYDIISGSRYVGNGGVFGWDFKRKLISRGANYLSQVLLRPNASDLTGSFRLYKKPVLEKCIASCVSKGYVFQMEMLVRARQHGFTIAEVPITFVDRIYGTSKLGGTEIVQFAKNLLYLFATT